A window of the Brassica oleracea var. oleracea cultivar TO1000 chromosome C1, BOL, whole genome shotgun sequence genome harbors these coding sequences:
- the LOC106299769 gene encoding dof zinc finger protein DOF3.4 isoform X1, with translation MTTTSNTNAMRLHGVITGNPPPATEQQEQLPCPRCNSTNTKFCYYNNYNFSQPRHFCKSCRRYWTHGGTLRDIPVGGGTRKAAKRSRTCSSSAGSRSVPLQATPVLFPQSSISNGVSHTVTAPLDGKGSALSLSGSFTSLLNQNATATHGSGSVLGIGLGSGYDDVSFGLGRAVWPFSTVGDAGTTNVGSNGGHQGVVTIPATWQFEGLETNNAGGFVSGEYFAWPDLSITTSGNSHK, from the coding sequence ATGACGACAACGTCTAACACCAACGCGATGAGACTTCACGGCGTAATAACGGGGAATCCTCCTCCGGCAACAGAGCAGCAAGAGCAACTCCCTTGTCCTCGCTGCAACTCGACCAACACGAAGTTCTGTTACTACAACAACTACAACTTCTCCCAGCCCCGTCACTTCTGCAAATCCTGCCGCCGTTACTGGACTCACGGTGGTACTCTCCGCGACATTCCAGTCGGCGGCGGCACTCGCAAAGCCGCCAAACGCTCCCGCACTTGCTCATCCTCCGCCGGAAGCCGCAGCGTTCCGTTGCAAGCGACACCTGTTCTGTTCCCTCAGTCGTCGATCTCTAACGGCGTTAGCCACACCGTAACCGCTCCTCTTGACGGAAAGGGAAGCGCTTTATCTCTCAGCGGCAGTTTCACCTCTCTGTTGAACCAAAACGCCACTGCAACGCATGGATCCGGGTCGGTTCTCGGAATCGGACTTGGGTCGGGTTATGATGACGTCAGCTTTGGACTCGGAAGGGCGGTGTGGCCGTTTTCAACTGTGGGTGACGCTGGGACGACGAATGTAGGGAGTAACGGTGGTCATCAGGGAGTTGTTACGATACCAGCCACGTGGCAGTTCGAGGGTTTAGAGACCAACAACGCCGGTGGGTTCGTCTCCGGTGAGTACTTTGCGTGGCCTGATCTCTCCATCACAACTTCAGGGAACTCTCACAAATGA
- the LOC106296603 gene encoding salicylate/benzoate carboxyl methyltransferase-like, whose product MESIVMQIIPRCRKNINSHAKLAVVENVKEVIVKLGFPECIKVADLGCSCGENTFLAMSEIVNTIIESYQQKGQNLPEIDCCLNDLPDNDFNTTFKWLPSFHEKLKMNVKEKCFVSGVPGSFYSRLFPSKSLHFVHSSLSLHWLSKVPDGLEENKTNVYLRSPCPPNVYNSYLTQFKNGFSLFLRMRAEETMPDGRMVLTLVGRKALDPLSKDCFQNWSLISHSLLDLVSEGIVKESDVESFNLPFYNPDENEVREVVENEGSFKINNFETVFGLLFSYKTGRTEVKDDDNVDQSCLLEVVRKRAKTIRSITEPMLAAHFGSAIMDRLFDKYTYHLAQRYDIPFSPTLRYFAQQTNR is encoded by the exons ATGGAGAGCATAGTTATGCAAATAATTCCGAGGTGCAG AAAAAATATTAACTCCCATGCAAAACTGGCTGTGGTCGAAAACGTAAAGGAAGTGATAGTGAAATTGGGGTTTCCTGAGTGTATCAAAGTGGCCGACTTGGGGTGTTCTTGCGGAGAAAACACGTTCTTGGCTATGTCCGAAATCGTCAACACCATCATAGAATCATACCAACAAAAAGGACAAAATCTACCAGAGATAGATTGTTGCCTGAACGATCTTCCAGACAACGACTTCAACACTACCTTCAAATGGCTCCCTTCCTTCCACGAGAAGCTCAAAATGAATGTCAAAGAGAAGTGCTTCGTCTCAGGAGTCCCAGGCTCATTCTACTCAAGACTTTTCCCTAGCAAGTCTCTTCATTTTGTTCATTCATCTTTGAGTCTCCATTGGCTTTCTAAGGTTCCTGATGGGCTTGAGGAAAACAAGACGAACGTGTATCTTAGAAGTCCATGCCCTCCGAATGTGTACAACAGTTATTTGACTCAGTTCAAGAATGGTTTCTCATTATTTCTAAGAATGCGTGCGGAGGAGACAATGCCTGATGGACGTATGGTTCTCACTTTAGTGGGCAGGAAAGCTTTGGACCCTTTATCCAAAGATTGCTTCCAGAATTGGTCGTTGATATCTCATTCCCTCCTAGATTTGGTCTCTGAG GGGATAGTGAAGGAATCAGATGTGGAATCTTTCAACTTGCCGTTTTACAATCCTGACGAAAACGAGGTGAGGGAAGTTGTTGAAAACGAGGGCTCTTTCAAGATCAACAATTTCGAGACAGTATTTGGTCTTCTCTTTTCATACAAAACTGGTCGTACTGAAGTGAAAGATGATGATAATGTGGACCAATCATGTCTACTTGAAGTCGTTAGAAAGAGAGCAAAAACCATAAGATCCATTACCGAACCGATGCTTGCTGCTCATTTTGGAAGCGCCATAATGGATCGTCTGTTCGACAAGTATACATACCATTTAGCCCAACGTTACGATATACCATTTAGCCCAACGTTACGATACTTTGCGCAACAAACCAACCGTTAA
- the LOC106299769 gene encoding dof zinc finger protein DOF3.4 isoform X2, protein MTTTSNTNAMRLHGVITGNPPPATEQQEQLPCPRCNSTNTKFCYYNNYNFSQPRHFCKSCRRYWTHGGTLRDIPVGGGTRKAAKRSRTCSSSAGSRSVPLQATPVLFPQSSISNGVSHTVTAPLDGKGSALSLSGSFTSLLNQNATATHGSGSVLGIGLGSGYDDVSFGLGRAVWPFSTVGDAGTTNVGSNGGHQGVVTIPATWQFEGLETNNAGGFVSVLAQVL, encoded by the exons ATGACGACAACGTCTAACACCAACGCGATGAGACTTCACGGCGTAATAACGGGGAATCCTCCTCCGGCAACAGAGCAGCAAGAGCAACTCCCTTGTCCTCGCTGCAACTCGACCAACACGAAGTTCTGTTACTACAACAACTACAACTTCTCCCAGCCCCGTCACTTCTGCAAATCCTGCCGCCGTTACTGGACTCACGGTGGTACTCTCCGCGACATTCCAGTCGGCGGCGGCACTCGCAAAGCCGCCAAACGCTCCCGCACTTGCTCATCCTCCGCCGGAAGCCGCAGCGTTCCGTTGCAAGCGACACCTGTTCTGTTCCCTCAGTCGTCGATCTCTAACGGCGTTAGCCACACCGTAACCGCTCCTCTTGACGGAAAGGGAAGCGCTTTATCTCTCAGCGGCAGTTTCACCTCTCTGTTGAACCAAAACGCCACTGCAACGCATGGATCCGGGTCGGTTCTCGGAATCGGACTTGGGTCGGGTTATGATGACGTCAGCTTTGGACTCGGAAGGGCGGTGTGGCCGTTTTCAACTGTGGGTGACGCTGGGACGACGAATGTAGGGAGTAACGGTGGTCATCAGGGAGTTGTTACGATACCAGCCACGTGGCAGTTCGAGGGTTTAGAGACCAACAACGCCGGTGGGTTCGTCTCCG TTCTTGCACAAGTGCTTTAG
- the LOC106323285 gene encoding uncharacterized protein LOC106323285 — translation MIVSRLHLLIDRCVRRRHAEGEVNLPAEAMEKDMLLSLSQVSREIQSWISEAGLDSASDQGQETTDADADAAAASPQSKDHLCLERLVVDLVGLFGAKKNVHVQHLAGNILVQVSDSLVESGSPWDDFIRLLCDSLHLALVYSCPLPSPTGFEGSDIGSVVLKGEMKKANWCTVSGIFRVLRNILKRLGQEENEELIDVYLESVNSTLAKIPWSRVDTHFSNRHGHNGTLGSIGNSEEGTVFLGNFVQFLSTVVQQVRFPEDSDAFGTTHLILQKITELVPDLLRLCQPKLESQSGSSMSRYLVHKLLVLMIRLTYQSNIKCSILLSWLQYLQHHFQRFLQHTLNRNKPVQDNCLEGSPFFVSLTDRDVNETHSNHLQRLSVFLFLRCSLTLLYTSRHADKDCEFDCRKKGMEGVFKWIEQQVPGDTFLDHGTYSKKSVDFSTCFIQLFMHEDDLLFKVLLQLLSVPLAGEELLKGEERLLQDKEICVRISTLFNPVILFCIFLSELHYDHQVLLDYLISKDIGASCAEYLLRCLRTVCDSWTLFVEFPFEENINDSSSKRRRLLVETPEVEQNQILHPQAFENAKECLLSLQNSIVRLHQKKLFPYNPEALLRRLSRFQELCLLHE, via the exons ATGATAGTTTCTCGCCTTCATCTCTTGATCGATCGCTGTGTCCGCCGCCGCCACGCT GAAGGAGAAGTAAATTTGCCGGCGGAGGCAATGGAGAAGGATATGCTTCTTTCTCTATCGCAG GTGTCGAGAGAGATTCAATCTTGGATTAGTGAAGCTGGCCTTGATTCTGCTTCG GATCAAGGACAGGAAACTACTGATGCTGATGCTGATGCTGCTGCTGCTTCTCCACAATCCAAAGATCATTTATGCTTAGAAAGACTCGTGGTCGATCTT GTTGGTTTGTTTGGTGCGAAGAAGAATGTGCATGTTCAGCATTTGGCTGGCAACATTCTTGTGCAAGTATCTGACTCTCTGGTTGAATCT GGAAGTCCATGGGATGATTTCATTCGCTTGCTTTGTGACTCTTTGCACCTAGCACTTGTCTACAGCTGCCCACTTCCTTCTCCAACTGGATTTGAGGGTTCAGATATTGGTTCTGTTGTTCTTAAAGGTGAGATGAAAAAGGCTAACTGGTGCACGGTGTCTGGTATCTTTCGAGTTCTCCGTAATATATTGAAGCGCTTGGGTCAAGAAGAAAACGAGGAACTTATTGATGTATACTTGGAATCTGTCAACTCTACACTTGCAAAGATCCCTTGGTCCCGAGTGGACACTCATTTTTCTAATCGTCATGGTCATAATGGAACTCTAGGAAGCATTGGAAACAGTGAGGAAGGAACTGTATTTCTTGGGAACTTTGTTCAGTTTCTCTCAACCGTGGTTCAGCAGGTTCGCTTTCCAGAAGATTCTGATGCTTTTGGAACTACACATTTGATACTCCAAAAAATCACTGAGCTTGTTCCGGATCTCCTCCGTTTGTGCCAGCCAAAGTTAGAAAGTCAAAGTGGCTCTTCCATGTCAAGATACCTAGTGCACAAGTTGCTG GTGTTGATGATCAGACTTACATATCAGTCCAATATAAAATGCTCCATCCTTCTTTCATGGCTGCAATATTTGCAACACCATTTTCAACGCTTTCTCCAACACACCCTAAATAGGAATAAACCCGTCCAAGATAATTGTTTAGAAGGATCTCCATTTTTTGTGAGTTTGACTGATAGGGATGTCAATGAGACGCATTCTAATCATTTGCAAAGACTATCTGTGTTTCTGTTCCTACGGTGCTCACTCACTTTACTTTATACAAGTAGACATGCCGACAAGGACTGTGAGTTTGACTGTAGAAAGAAAGGGATGGAAGGGGTGTTTAAATGGATTGAACAACAGGTTCCAGGTGATACATTTTTAGATCACGGAACTTATAGCAAGAAGAGTGTTGACTTCTCTACATGCTTCATCCAGCTGTTCATGCATGAG GATGACCTATTATTCAAAGTTCTCCTGCAATTGCTGTCCGTGCCGTTGGCTGGAGAGGAACT GCTTAAGGGGGAAGAGCGTTTGCTTCAAGATAAGGAGATTTGCGTCCGTATATCAACATTGTTCAATCCTGTGATCCTCTTCTGTATATTTCTTTCAGAG CTGCATTACGATCATCAAGTCCTTCTTGATTACCTTATATCTAAAGACATCGGGGCTAGCTGTGCAGAGTACCTGCTGAG ATGCTTGCGCACAGTCTGCGACTCTTGGACTTTGTTTGTGGAATTCCCATTTGAAGAAAATATAAATGATTCATCTTCGAAGAGAAGGAGATTGCTGGTTGAGACTCCGGAGGTTGAACAAAACCAGATACTACATCCCCAGGCTTTCGAAAATGCCAAAGAGTGTCTGCTTTCTTTACAAAACTCAATTGTGAGGCTACATCAGAAGAAACTATTTCCATACAACCCAGAAGCTCTTCTACGACG TTTGTCAAGGTTTCAAGAGCTCTGTCTACTCCACGAGTAA